One region of Gouania willdenowi chromosome 13, fGouWil2.1, whole genome shotgun sequence genomic DNA includes:
- the LOC114474159 gene encoding uncharacterized protein LOC114474159, protein MRVAQARKPIRFLVVNDVRPSRGGTETALFNSPISNMEAKLIVAVCLHPGLYDTDNFFYGDRTRKDLAWRKISEQVGVAEDVCRKKWKRLRNTYIKERRKNEDRRRGSTSKRWKYSALMSFLDPFVSPRETSSNMVQWVEEDGTAEYGQPLESRGKRAKKRSSQVSQNEVEQVLRTPPPSPPSPPPPPASQTEDEMFLRGLLPALQKVPQEFKEYAKFQIHKIIFDLQPVKQNLKQHD, encoded by the exons ATGCGTGTCGCGCAGGCACGAAAGCCAATCAGGTTCCTTGTTgtcaatgacgtcaggccgtcacgTGGGGGCACGGAGACCGCTCTTTTCAATTCACCAATTTCCAACATGGAGGCGAAGTTAATCGTGGCGGTGTGTCTGCACCCAGGCCTCTATGACACGGACAATTTTTTTTACGGGGACCGcaccaggaaggatttggcgtggaggaaaATCAGTGAGCAAGTGGGAGTAGCAG AGGATGtgtgcagaaaaaaatggaagcGCCTCAGGAACACCTACATAAAGGAGAGGAGAAAGAATGAGGACAGACGGAGAGGTTCAACATCCAAACGATGGAAATACTCTGCGCTCATGTCCTTCCTCGACCCTTTCGTTTCACCCAGAGAGACGAGCAGCAACATGGTGCAGTGGGTGGAGGAAGACGGGACCGCAGAGTATGGTCAACCATTGGAAAGTAGAG gaaaaagagcaaagaagaggTCCAGCCAAGTCTCTCAAAATGAGGTGGAGCAGGTCCTCAGGAcacctcctccttctcctccttctccacctccaccaccaGCTTCTCagactgaggatgagatgtttttaaGAGGCCTGCTTCCTGCCCTACAAAAAGTGCCCCAAGAATTTAAGGAATACGCTAAATtccaaattcacaaaattatttttgatttgcaACCAGTTAAACAAAATTTGAAACAACACGATTAG
- the LOC114474158 gene encoding uncharacterized protein LOC114474158 — translation MEYSDDNTLVGPMAGHFYFKKQLDGSLDKSVVLCKLCEKEFAYHRNNSSLRYHLNAKHVGVRAETTGARLKAIKMEDHDESTLVGPMAGHFHFKKRPDGSVDKSVVLCKVCEKEFAYHRSISSLRYHLKAKHAAASTDTTGATSASSSGTNKKRLQPKLDKMTGKKAKKRFSEVSENEMEQVILQVLRTPTPPPPPPPAPLTEDEMFLRGLLPALQKVPQELKEYAKFQIHKMIFDLQPDGLNLKQCD, via the exons ATGGAGTACTCGGACGATAACACGCTGGTGGGGCCAATGGCtggacatttttatttcaagaaaCAACTTGACGGTAGCCTTGATAAAAGCGTGGTCCTGTGCAAACTGTGCGAAAAGGAGTTTGCGTACCACCGAAACAATTCATCCCTCCGGTACCATCTCAATGCAAAGCATGTCGGAGTGAGAGCAGAAACCACCGGAGCTCGGCTAAAGGCTATAAAAATGGAAGACCATGACGAAAGCACGCTGGTAGGGCCAATGGCAGGACATTTTCATTTCAAGAAACGACCTGACGGTAGCGTTGATAAAAGTGTGGTTCTGTGCAAAGTGTGCGAAAAAGAGTTCGCATACCACCGGAGCATTTCCTCCCTCCGGTACCATCTCAAAGCAAAGCATGCCGCAGCGAGCACAGACACCACCGGAGCTACTAGCGCTAGCAGCTCCGGTACAAACAAGAAGCGTTTGCAGCCCAAACTCGACAAAATGACTG gaaaaaaagcaaAGAAGAGGTTCAGTGAAGTCTCTGAAAACGAGATGGAGCAGGTTATCCTGCAGGTCCTCAGGACACCtacccctcctcctccaccaccaccagctcctctgactgaggatgagatgtttttaaGAGGCCTGCTCCCTGCCCTGCAAAAAGTGCCCCAAGAACTTAAGGAATACGCTAAATtccaaattcacaaaatgatttttgaCCTGCAGCCAGATGgactaaatttaaaacaatgcgATTAG